One region of Methanobacterium sp. genomic DNA includes:
- a CDS encoding zinc-ribbon domain-containing protein: MHGKGSLEEIEITCQKCGKKLGGNETFCGVCGSKVWKR, translated from the coding sequence ATGCATGGTAAAGGTAGTTTAGAAGAAATAGAAATAACTTGCCAGAAGTGTGGGAAAAAATTGGGTGGTAATGAAACTTTCTGTGGAGTGTGCGGATCAAAGGTGTGGAAACGCTAG